One Vicia villosa cultivar HV-30 ecotype Madison, WI linkage group LG5, Vvil1.0, whole genome shotgun sequence genomic window, TTTCCTTTAGAAATGTAGCACAAAAGTTTCTCATCATCTAGATTAACTGTATCTTCCGCATGCTACTCGGTCCTCAAGTATTAACATGTTTCCATTACATATACAACATTTACTAGTATAACACAATTTCATCATAATCAAACCTATATATTTTGCATACTGTTTCTATAATAATATGCTGCTAATCAGAAGAAAAATGAAGTAGATTATGAATAATAAATGGGACATAAACCTATCAGATGACCAAAAAGAACCAAATGAATTGCAATCAAACACTCATACAATGTAGGTCTGCTTCAAATTTTTCCTCCCACGCTTTCCTTTTGGATTGGCAGTAATAAAAGCATTCGCAAGTTCGGAATCCTCTGCAGTTATCAGAATGTTTGCTTTACTTGGGTCTGCAAGCAGCAGCTTTGACACAAGGTATCCGGCAATTGACCATGTCTGAAACAGTTGAGATTGTTTTCCGATGAATCGGGATCTTTTTGTGTCATAGTATTCAGGCCACTTGTCTCTTGATATACGCCTCTCAGCAATTTCAACAGTTTTTGCAGCAATATGTGGTCTATTCATCTTTATGCATGCAGCTGTGAACTGCAATAGCAATAGGCATTTTTTATGTTGAAACTTTGAATGTTGAACGAATTCAAACATGCAATGCTTAGGTGAAGAAACCAGCTAAGCTAGGAAAGGATTTTGCATGTGAAAGATGAAAAGGATTCAATAGGACAAATTATGATAAGAGCTAAGGTGAAAAAGTATGGTAGCTAGAAATCAGAACAACTCGGTCGTACACAAACAATATCATTTTATTGTCGACTAATTGcaatctaaaataaataaatagggaTGCAAGTGCATCACACTTTGCAACTGTAACAAACCTGCCAGAGCAGTGATGGCCAGGAGCCTCCGTTATGGTAGGACCAAGGCCTGCAAAAGATAAAATCAAGTCGAGAAAAATATTATAACAGTAAAACATAAGCAGAGGAAAGTTAGATTCAATACGTGTTCTTAGGATCACTTCCGGTGATTATCTGCCACTCCTGACCTTCAAGAGCGGGATAACAAATCTTTAGTGGCATCTCTGCCACCAAATCCGACCATTTGGCCTCAATAAGATCCAATATGGAATGTGATTGTTCCTCTGTGGCCATACTATTAACCACAGACCACAAGTTTCCCAGCGAAAAAAAACGGAAATCCATGTGAGCTGGTTGTAAGTTACCAATTAAGTAGCCTCCTTTGTTTGGCATCCATTCCACTAACCAAGGAGGAATCTGGTCTGGGTATATGTTGAATTTGTTAACTGCATCATACGAGTATTCCTCTGTCTTGTAACGATAAATTTCATTTAATCTTTTCATATCAATCCAATAATATTCCCTAATATGAAATGAAAGAGCTACCAGACGATTGTTCAGTGCACGTATGAGATCCGCTGATCCATCCTCGGGAGTAAGCATCTCACGTGCACAAAGTAAGGCAGAATAAAACAGGGCctagaaacagaaaaaaaaaaaaaaacaaaaagaaaatacgCATTAGATAAGTTTATTTGATAGCTAATTCCATCTTTAATTTTAGGTATTTCGGGTACATAATGCTGAGCAATAAATTTATTTGACAAAATTGATATGCAaacaaaactttgaaaagtaataccaaaaaaaaaaaatctagctATTAGGGAGCTTTTCTCAGGTAAATTAGAATCATTCAGGATTTGGATTGGCTGCAACTACTAAAAAGCTTCGTCACTCATTCAGTGATACCGATGAGCTGCGTAATTTCAGAATTCAGGTCGGGTCACAGAGGCTGCATCTGCCTAAAGTATTTGTGGCGGTGGTAGTAAGCAGAGGAGGCGCAACTGGTCGAATTACAAATAGATGCCCATAGAAACACACTAATGGAAAAAGAATAACTGGATGAAGCATAGGAATATGAACAAAGAAGCAGGACAGAAATGCCAACCAATTGAGAGTGAATGACGGCAGCAGAAGAAATTTTGAACTCGGATGACATGATAGAGTATTTGAAGACATGCCGAAAGGATGACACAGCGATGGAGAACTATTGGCATTGGCTGCTCCGATGACGATGTAGGTCAGATGGCTGGACTGGCTACGCCAGAATGATCACAATGGTGTCAGCAGTGACCGATTATACATGCCAAAGAAAGGTCCATAGGAGAAAATATGTCATTGCGGAAAGCCAAGATAGGGTCGTCAAAATACATGCCGAAGAAGGGTCCAAAGGAGAAAAGATTTGTCATTGCGAAAGCCAAATAAGACTcgtcaaaaataaataatagactGTTTGGGAGGCTCACGGGAAAAAGATGCAGAAGGGCTGGAAAAATATGGTAGTTTGCCTGAACTTTTTTGGCGGCGGCCGCCGGCAACTGTGATAAACCCCACTAGCTACATGATCAGAAGTTCAGAACCTGATCTGATACCTTGTTGAATTTATGATTCAAACTACACCAACCTCTAATTATAATAgcatataaaataaatactaatagaTATTACTTGCTAATTCTAATCCTAATAGTAAATATTTGGATTTGATTCTTTGATTCTAACACTTAATAAGAAATAGTTGATAAGTAGCACACTActgaaaaaggaaaggaaatctTAAATACCTGGATCTCCAAAGGATGCCCATGTATGCCCATCCTTCGATCTATCATGCAAGAACCATCAGTTACTAATAATGTTGGAAACATGTCAAAGCCATCAGCAAGACACAACTTCAAAATCATCTTAATTCCTGTTTGCACATCAACTCTCTCCTGAACTGATAAATCTCCGGAGCATTTTCCATATGCTCGTAGTAAAATAATCCACCACAATCCTGAGAACACATGTTCAATAAGTTAACCAATCCAAGAAGTATTAATATTGTAGTAAGTTTCGTTTTCCATGTAAGAAAGATTCTATAGATCCAATCAGTTATTTTACCGGAATCAACAGGGGCAACACGGCCAATGGCTGCCTCTCCAAAGTCAGGATCCAAAACCTCTTCTGTTGCAGAGTCATCCCCTTCCAGAGGAACTGTCCGAACCTTAAAACTAGCAGGCATCAAACCTTGTCCTGGACTATGACAATCCATTGTTTTCTCCCAGCTCTGAAATGGGATAAATTTGTTCAATGCTTAAGTGAATTAAAAACAGTAAAGCTCACATGAAAATACAAATGGGTCTTAGACAAAGAAGTGGGAACAATGAAAGATTACTAATGAAAAGTGTTAATTAACGCCCCTTCCTTTAATTACGGACAATTAACATCAATGACAAATGTCACGCAAAAGCTTTTTCAGCATTCTTATAGGACCTCATTGAGTAAATCACAAGAATTAAGAAAGTTGGTTGTGGTATTAAATTTGTTGACAATTGGTATTGTTTTATAAGTTTACCTTTCATGAGAGCAAATTAGTAAACATTTTCATCTAACTATTTATTATAGATTGTGGAAAGTGATGTAACACAATTAAGAATATGTtgataaagaaataataaatgcAGTTGAAAACTTGAAAGATGACATATAAAAAGGGACAAGGAAAAAGTCAAGAGGGTCTTATATTTAAGAACAGGAGTGGTAGTACTATGATTCACCAAAAAGTTTACAAGCAGATAGAGCTAGGTTAGTAGACAAAGTTTGAACGGTAATGACTAATGAATAAACTAAGTTTGTGAAGACATAACCATCAGTTCAACATGGTCAATAAAAAAATGAACATATGCATCAAAGACATGTAAACACGGGAAGTTGGATCAAATGTGTTTCTGTTGCTCAAACATGTTGTCATTAGTATAAGACGAAGAGATTACCTGCAACTGAAGCGTATGAAGAATGAAATTACGAACAATATCATACTCTCCCTTCAATAGGAAAGCGATTCCAGAAGGAATAAAATCCCGAATAAAGACCTGGTCATAATTCAAAACATTGGTACTGTTTGGATCCTTTGCAGCAATAGTTCCAATAGGATTGCCACAATAATTAACTACAGACTCCCTCAGTAGATCCCACGCTTCGTCCTCAATGGAGTTGATGCTAACAGAGTCAAAGTTTTTCGAGATATTCCCATTTGTAATATTAGACGACAAAATCTCcttttcctgtttcaacaatTGAACATCTTCAAACTCTACGACAGACTTGGCACTCATCACATTGCTTACCAAATTTGATTTCTCAACGTCACTCGCAAACCTCGCCCCGTTCCCATCTCCTGAAGTTATGCCACTCAGATTTTCAGCCTGTTGGCATTTGCATGTCTGTAACCGCGGATGACTATAGGTCTTATAGTCACAAAAACTGACAGCAGTCAACGGAAATCGATGAGGTCTTAACTGGCTAGAAGTAGAGCTCTCGATTAAAAACCTACGCCTTGAAGACAGTTTCTTCCTACATTTTACTCGCAACTGCGAAGTGTTCCCATAAAGCTCATTATACCCAGATTGAGGCACAACCCTAGACAGAATCTGATAAACTGCTTGGGAAGTACCCAAAGACATGCTGATTATAAAATAAGGAAACCCTAGCAGCTAAAATTTTGCTTCTGCAGAGTGAAAATTTAGATTACAATCAACCAGTGAGAATTACTTAACAAAATCTTAACAAAATTTAATGATAATAACCAATTGCCAAATAATATCAAAGCTGAATGAATTCAACAAAAACAAATCCATAGCATATCATGTCACATAATCAAGATAATATCAACAAAACATCACAGAATTTGATTATCAACGGGTAAATGATGCAAGTGGAGAAAAAGTGTATTGTGTTGTTTGAATTGGACGAACCTTTTGACTGGAAAATCAGAGAGAATCTGAAGACTGGTGTATCTTCAGATACTGTGTGTCGTGATTAAACTGACAGATAATGCATAGTTATGAAATTCGCCAATTATATTCTTGTTGCacgattttttattttctttctttcttgagAGTTGAGATGAGCGatttattttgtttcatttttgttttgcTTTCGTCATTTTCTTATTATCTTGGatggttttcttttcttttccaattgtaatttttttttctctttgtttATGGCACGTGATATTGTGGCATGACTTGGGcctcaaaaataaattaaaggaaaatgAAGATTTTTGAGTGCCACGGAATACTATTTAATTTTTCAACCTAAGAAGAATATGTGTTTctttatgttatatatatatatatataaaagaagggTTATGTTTACTCTCGGATccagagtaagttattataacttactccaaatctagaccattgattcttctcaatctaatgattagaaataataagtaatagttttctctctccacatttaattacttgttatttttaaccactagattgaaaagaatcaatggtttagatttggagtaagttataataacttactcctgaagtaaatataactttataatatatatatatatatatagagagagagagttccttattatttttaaccattagatagaaaagaattaatggtcaagatgtggagtaagttattataacttactcttggagtcaatataaccctcctcatatatatatatatatatatatatatatatatatatatatatatatatatatatatatatatatatatatatatatatatatatatatatatatatatatatattatagggttaaatatattaagCCTCATGCCATTATAACGTGTTTTGTTTTTTGctccctgaagttttttttttactaaaggcCCCTTACAAAACATAAATCCTGGATTTACCACACCCTTTTATCCTatttgctgactgggctttgactgAATTGATGATGTGGTATAACAACTTAGTTTTATTAGGGGATGGGGTAGGGGATTGCAGTAGTTCAATAGAACGCCTTTATCCCAATTCTGATAGCCTAAGTTCCATGCCAACTGAAATTTCTGGTGAATCACCATTTGAGACAACGTTGTTTGGAAATTGACGAGAGGACACTTCAATGGCAAAAATGGTTGGTGATATTACCTTTCCAATGTCAGTTCCTTCCATGAAAAATCATTCCAACATTTCAATTAAGGATGCTGATCTTGACACTGAAGACGGAATGTTCACTCATTTGGAACCATCAATTGATTTGTCCATGGAGCAAAAGGACCGGTCTGTGTTAGAAGGTGTAGATATCTACAATAAATATATTACTTAAGATGTTTAACAAGAAGAGAGATGCGAAGAAAGAAGGTTAGGTTAATCGTGTGGTTGTGGTTGCGGTGTTGTTGGTTTGCGAAGCGAGGAGATGGAAGTGAGTGGAGGAATCGAGAGGTAGAGAGATAGTGGTTTGGTGGTTTTGCGTTGAAGAGATCATGCAGTGGTAAATCCACAAGCATTTGATTACCTCAGAGCCAGACCAAAAGTAAGTAGCGGCGGTTAAACCATGGTTAGTGAGGGTTTCCCATAGAGGTTGACCTAACCACCATTTAGATCCGTGACTTGCCATGGTGAATTTATCGCCGGTGATTGGATCGGTGAAGAAACTGTTAATGATACCATGGTGGGGAGGGTAGAGACCAGTGACGATGGAGTAATGATTGGGGAAAGTTAGGGTTGGGAAAACGGGAATGAGGTCGGTTTGAGCTCTGGTGCCGTTGTGGTTGAGACAGTGGATGTTTGGGGTTAGGGTTTTGAATTGGTAGTCGTGAGAGGAAATGAGGATGACGACGGAGTGGAGGAGTCTACAGAGGGGGCGGGAGGTGGCGGCGGTGGATTGGGATGGGGAGGGGGAGAAGAAGAGAAGGGCGAAGGTGATGGCGGTGATGAGAGAGATGGCAGAGATGagattgagaatgagagatggTTTGTGAGAGTGAGAAGTTGGttaatgagaaaataaataacaGGGATGCTTTTAAGACATGGATGCGTGATGAAGCAGTTTGGGAAGTAACAGAGGCGCAGTGTTGTTGTGGTTCCCAGTCATCAATTCAGTCAAAACCCAGTCAGCAAATAGGATAAAAGGTGTGGTAAATCTAGGATTTATGTTTTATAAGGGGCATTTAGtgaaaaaaaacttcaggggacCAAAAGCAAAACACGCTATAATGGCAGGGAGcttaatatatttaaccctattatatatatatatatatatatatatatatatatatatatatatatatatatatatatatatatatatatatatataaaagatagtCTTTGAGGACTTACACACAAGCTTCAAAATTTTCAAGGTCAAGCTATAGTTAAATGGGGCCTTATGAAATATTTGGCACGTTAGATCGTGATTAAATAGAGCATTTACTTGTTTTTCTATTGTTAGACAGTGGTTAATCTACACAAGGCCTCCAAAAAATAAATCTAGTTAGAGAATCGATGATCTTGAAATGGTGGTGTTGATCTGTGTTACGTCAGTACATGGTGGACTTGTATGGTTAACACTCAAATGCTCAAgtcagttcaagattcaagatgaatATGTTGAAAAGTAAAGATCATACATTATACCTCATTTTTGTGTGTGAACTTGATATATACCTTCAGTAAAATGGAGAGGGTTTGAGGAGAACAAGGCCTTAGTTATTTAGGGCTTCGCTCGGCCCATCCCCGTCACATATCAGGCATTGAGTGGGTCGAGGAAGCATTTAGTGATATCAATTGACTTATAAGGATATCGCCCAGTGAATAAGGAATGAAACACTGGGAATTAATTAAAAAGGTAATGGGGGACAGGAGCATTAAATGTTTCCTTATTATCGAAACTGAAATTCTGGAATCAGATACGTGATGTCGAaaaggatgtcacgacattaccTATCTGAACAATTCTATAATAATGAacaagaaataaaacaaataacacaagtgatttgttaacccagttcggtgcaaatacACCTacgtctgggggctaccaagccagggaggaagtccactataagtagtatcaattcagagtaaTACACATCAAGACtacacctttcacttaatatctacccaatgcaacttcaatctaagctacttagatcagagatcctactcgctccccctcaatcacagcagtgatgaataactctcaacaaatatgaaaagaagacacacttcaaggacacaacttgatcttgcttaaaagcttcaatcaagtacaatggtactcttgcttaaaagcttcaagtacctcttacaacacaaacaaaaacacctagaccaagacaaccaTCACGATGATTGTTTGGCTCACAATAAAACTAgaacttcaaaaaccctaatcaccAAACAACTTCTATCTCTCAAAAACTACATTAGGGCTGCAGCTTCTTCAGTAATATATAGAGTCTTCaaaacgcagcagctgggccttggatccaaattagtcTTTAACCCAATTAAACTAATTTCCAACATTCAAGGAGCCTAAGATAATAGCTACCAAGTACATTCTTGAAAAGTCCAACCAGATCATAATCTAATATTTCCAAGTAAGGCTCAGTCCAATATTTCCAAATAAAGCGCATATCGTAACAGATCACACCTACAGAATTAGTAACAGAATAATATGTAGCAcctacggatgtcatgacatcggcgttgacatcaggtaaaggcctgcacaaATAAAGGCTTCAatacatgtcatgacatcagttttgacatgataaaatcacaatgagttttaccaaaaattacagccaatcaacaacatctacagaaACATTCATTACTTGCAGTCAAAGTGCCACCCTAGGGAAGCCGACTAGAGAACAATATCCTACTTAGAGCACTTGAGTACTTTTGTCACTTTGTTCTACTAGATGAAGCAGTGTGAATATTACCCTTGAATTGGTATATTGCCTTTGATCTGGACCATTAATATctcattaatttttataaaagaaatgaGTTTTTTCCTCGGGGTCCCATTTTGCTTTCTTGCTGCTCCTTTATCGTCACATTTTTCTAGACTATTAACCATCGCCTTCATTGTTTCAACTCTAGGTTTCCACTGTGCTCCCCTTTCTCTTCACGTAGGTATGTGATTGCCCCCTCCTTTAAGAAAGTGAGGTTTGCCTATTTTTGATCTCTATGGGTCTATCCTTTATTATAGACTCGTCGTCGCTAACTCAGCGAATATGTCCGTAATGCAAGGGTATTTGGGAACACCTCTAGATATACCCATAATGATGATGAGATAGAGGTTCGAAGTGGGATCTTCTTCAGACTGGGCAGTCTCAGTGATTCCTACAGACAATAAGGTGTGTCACAAGTTCGAAGGGTGTTATTTCCCTTTCTAATCATGATTATTTGAGAAGTTGGGTGTACGACTTCCTCTAATTGCCTTTGAAAAAGAAGTGTTGGGCTATCTTCGTGTTCCTCCGTTGTAGTTTCATCCCTGTGCCTAGGGCTTCGTGAGGATCTTTCAATATTGGTATGAGTAATAGGGAAACATGAGTTCGACTTCCCTAAATCTCTTATTTCACCTTCTCAAAGTCAATCCTTCTTCAAATGGTCAGGCTTGTAAGCTCATTTCTCTTTGGAGGCTAAGAAACAAGAGCTTTCGTGTTTATATTAATAACTAAAAAAACTTCAAGGAGCATTATTTCTTGCTTACTCCACTTTCTTCTCTTGCTCACAATGATTTATGCATcatcccttcttcttcttcttcggccTCAACGGCTTGTTCTGAACGAAAAAGGTGATTTTGGTCCATAAATCACTTCTCCCAGAAAGGTAAATATTATTTCATCTTGTATGGTACCTTACTAATGCGAAGAAGGCTATGAAAGAGACATTGTTTTCCTTTTTTACCCAGAAATACATTATCATGACATTGTTGAAGCGATCCTTTTGACGAGAGGAAGAAACTTTTTGGTATTGCCATTGTCGTAGCTTTATTTGGGGTTAGCGATCTTGCATATTCTTATGTTAGttaattatctttattttttcTCAAATAGACTCAAAAGGATGAACTCTTCATCTATCGAGGTTGCGCTTATGTTAGATGTCGAGGCTTCCTTAGTCGTATTGGCATCTTCAGATGGTCAGAGTAAGAAGAATCATGACTAAATGATCGGGGCAACACAATCATTTAGGGAAGTTCTGCAAAGATAAAAAGGTCAAAACATCTTGGTCCTGCTCTGAGCCTTCCTTTGGGAGATACTCTTTTCTCCTTGCCCCTTGACCCTTGTGTTGGTCGATCGACTGCCATAGACTACAATAGAAATGGAAGATTGTGTATCAATTGATTGTTACGCCCAGGTTCTCCATCTTTACGAAGTCACAAGTATACTATGTTAGACGATTCAACTTATTAGGTGTTCCACGTGGCTTCACTTCTGAATCATCTTGCAATCTGACATAAAGAGCTTTTATTCCTCGACACTCGTGTCCCAAAGGATTAAGGATTTGAAGGCTCGTTATGACCAGATTAAGGAGAAAATGGTCAGCTTTGAGAGGGACTTCTTCAGGTTATGCGGCTGTTTGGACGAAGTTTCTTCATTCCTAGATAAAGTGAAACAGTTTGAGTCCCCGCAACCTTGGTTGGTCGCGTAATTGAGCTTCAAAAGCTACTCAATAAGAATAATGGGGATGTTCGTCAGATGGAACTTAAGTCAGAGACTTCATCTTCTGTAGCCTTAAATATCAGGAATGATCTCGAGGAGAAAATGATCGGCCAAACTAAGGCTCTAGGGGATCTTCAAGAGGAAGGGGCACCTTGAGCGACCGGTTGCATAACCTTTCTAAAGATGACCAAAAAGAAGTTGTCTTTCATAATGTGTTATGCCAACTAGAGTCTCTCGCACCTGGTCTCCAAACTTCCTGTGATTTTTTCTCATTGGTATGAGCTTGATCTTTTTGTAACATGCTATTTGAAATATCAAACGATATTTTTCACATTTTACTTTGTTATAATTAGCTTCGTTGTATTTGTATATTGTGTTTAGCGCTTTTGGGTGTTGTATTTAGAGTTTGACTTTGTTTCGCCCAGTGGGGGCTCAAAACCAGCGAGATATGGTTGTATCTTTGAACAATGCTCTGCGTCACAGGAGACCATTCCACGACCAATGGTAGGTCCATGTCCTTTCCCCTGAGGTATGACTTGGATCAAGGTGGATGTCTCCAGACTCCACTGCCTAATGTCCTTGGATTGGCTAGATCTGAATGGGGTGTGCCAGCTACGTAGAAATGCGTGTAATTTTCTACTGTGCATAAATGTGTTTAGTCTTTGGCTACGCAAAAATGCGTGTGATCTTTGGTTATGTAAAAATTTGTGCAATCTTTGGCTACACATAAATGTGTGCAGTATTGGTTTACACAAAAATATGTGTaatctttgactttttttttGCCTTTAAGGCCCTATGGAAAGATAAACATGAAAGAACGCAAATAGAGGAACTATAATAGGCGAATATTTGTATTCATACTACGAGTAGTAAGTTACATTGAAGTGtaatttgtcataccccaaaatttatcctattattttaatatagtgactttattttaaaattaattttataaagggTATATTCAAAAATAGGGGTGTCTTTGGGCTTAACAATCAAAATGTTAAGCCCATTCTCTTGAATCACTTAATTCAAAGGTGAGGTGTATTTTCCCTTTTGAAAATCATGTTGGATTCAATTACACCTTAGGCCCATTAGAAATGGCACTATGATTTATTAGATGCATACATCTAACATTTGTTATATTTCATTCttatgcttttttttaaaaaaatcacattaaaattactatattattttttatagttaTTTTATACTatcattagtttttatttttatttttattatcgattatgtattttattttagagcatactattattttgttttttcatttaaaactGACATTAGGATCATGAGCTAAATTAATATCATGTTATTAACAAATTATACTTAGTATTGTcattatcatttattttattttttaatacaacCTTTTTTTAAGAAAGTTAATAGTTATTAAcattattaactttttttttattacaatcaTTTCTCGCCATTCTATGCCCACAATCAACCTTCCTTTGACCTTCTCAAAATTAAAACTAACTAACTTCCTAAATTTAatcaatttgaaaaaaaagactatttattaatgataaacaaaaaaacaaaaaaaaactagtaTCAAGAGGGGCGCTTATTGCCCATTTTTTAGgctagaatttttgtttttttcgtttttttaggGCAATATGAAAATGTAAATTATGACTTTT contains:
- the LOC131602803 gene encoding neutral/alkaline invertase 3, chloroplastic-like — protein: MSLGTSQAVYQILSRVVPQSGYNELYGNTSQLRVKCRKKLSSRRRFLIESSTSSQLRPHRFPLTAVSFCDYKTYSHPRLQTCKCQQAENLSGITSGDGNGARFASDVEKSNLVSNVMSAKSVVEFEDVQLLKQEKEILSSNITNGNISKNFDSVSINSIEDEAWDLLRESVVNYCGNPIGTIAAKDPNSTNVLNYDQVFIRDFIPSGIAFLLKGEYDIVRNFILHTLQLQSWEKTMDCHSPGQGLMPASFKVRTVPLEGDDSATEEVLDPDFGEAAIGRVAPVDSGLWWIILLRAYGKCSGDLSVQERVDVQTGIKMILKLCLADGFDMFPTLLVTDGSCMIDRRMGIHGHPLEIQALFYSALLCAREMLTPEDGSADLIRALNNRLVALSFHIREYYWIDMKRLNEIYRYKTEEYSYDAVNKFNIYPDQIPPWLVEWMPNKGGYLIGNLQPAHMDFRFFSLGNLWSVVNSMATEEQSHSILDLIEAKWSDLVAEMPLKICYPALEGQEWQIITGSDPKNTPWSYHNGGSWPSLLWQFTAACIKMNRPHIAAKTVEIAERRISRDKWPEYYDTKRSRFIGKQSQLFQTWSIAGYLVSKLLLADPSKANILITAEDSELANAFITANPKGKRGRKNLKQTYIV